In the Deinococcus ficus genome, one interval contains:
- the rsr gene encoding RNA-binding protein Rsr — MKNLLNAITRTSRPQTERLDAHQVVNNAGGFVYALPDEGRLTRFLVLGTDGGTFYATERPHTLQATAFLNELVQRDAALALRVTLDVVRGGRAPKADPALLVLALIAKTAPSAADRKAAWDALPEVARTGTMLLHFLAFADALGGWGRLTRRGVANVYETADVTRLALWAVKYKARDGWSQADALRKSHPRTTDAQRNAVLKFMVDGVLPDLDADAPALRVIEGHLKAMQARTDADAATLMREYGLPMEAVPTTVRGPEVYRAAMETNGLTWLLRNLGNLGRVGVLTLNDPAVTRAVVNRIANPDVLKRGRIHPLDALKARLVYAQGRGVKGSGTWTPVPRIVDALEEAFTLAFGNVQAAGTRHLLALDVSGSMTCGQVAGVPGLTPNMAAAAMSMVALRTEPAAFTMGFANQFRALGITPRDTLDSAMRKAQASSFGATDCAQPMLWAAREKLAVDTFVVYTDNETWAGTTHPKVALDRYAQQMGIRPRLIVVGLTATGFTIADPDRADMLDVVGFDTAAPGIMTAFARGDV, encoded by the coding sequence TGACGCGCTTCCTGGTGCTGGGCACCGACGGCGGCACCTTCTACGCCACCGAGCGTCCCCACACCCTGCAGGCGACCGCGTTCCTGAATGAACTGGTGCAGCGCGACGCCGCGCTGGCCCTGCGGGTGACGCTGGACGTCGTGCGCGGCGGCCGCGCCCCGAAGGCCGACCCGGCCCTGCTGGTGCTGGCCCTGATCGCCAAGACCGCGCCGAGCGCCGCAGACCGCAAGGCCGCCTGGGACGCCCTGCCGGAGGTGGCGCGCACCGGCACCATGCTGCTGCACTTCCTGGCGTTCGCGGACGCCCTGGGCGGCTGGGGCCGCCTGACGCGCCGCGGCGTGGCGAACGTGTACGAGACCGCCGACGTGACCCGGCTGGCTCTGTGGGCCGTGAAGTACAAGGCCCGCGACGGCTGGAGCCAGGCGGACGCCCTGCGCAAGAGCCACCCCAGGACCACGGACGCGCAGCGCAACGCCGTGCTGAAGTTCATGGTGGACGGCGTCCTGCCCGACCTGGACGCGGACGCCCCTGCCCTGCGCGTCATTGAGGGGCACCTGAAGGCCATGCAGGCCCGCACCGACGCGGACGCCGCCACCCTGATGCGCGAGTACGGCCTGCCGATGGAGGCCGTTCCCACCACCGTGCGCGGCCCCGAGGTGTACCGCGCGGCGATGGAGACGAACGGCCTGACGTGGCTGCTGCGGAACCTGGGCAACCTGGGCCGCGTGGGCGTGCTGACCCTGAACGACCCCGCTGTGACGAGGGCCGTGGTGAACCGCATCGCGAACCCGGACGTCCTGAAGCGTGGCCGCATTCACCCGCTGGACGCCCTGAAGGCCCGCCTGGTGTACGCGCAGGGCCGCGGCGTGAAGGGCAGCGGCACCTGGACGCCCGTTCCGCGGATCGTGGACGCGCTGGAAGAGGCGTTCACCCTGGCCTTCGGGAACGTGCAGGCGGCCGGCACCCGGCACCTGCTGGCGCTGGACGTGTCCGGCAGCATGACCTGCGGGCAGGTCGCGGGCGTGCCCGGCCTGACGCCCAACATGGCCGCCGCCGCCATGAGCATGGTGGCGCTGCGCACCGAACCGGCCGCGTTCACGATGGGCTTCGCCAATCAGTTCCGCGCGCTGGGCATCACGCCCCGCGACACGCTGGACAGCGCCATGCGCAAGGCCCAGGCAAGCAGCTTCGGCGCCACCGACTGCGCCCAGCCGATGCTGTGGGCCGCCCGGGAGAAGCTGGCCGTGGACACCTTCGTGGTGTACACCGACAACGAAACCTGGGCGGGCACCACCCACCCGAAGGTCGCGCTGGACCGCTACGCGCAGCAGATGGGCATCAGACCCCGCCTGATCGTGGTGGGCCTGACCGCCACCGGCTTCACCATCGCCGACCCGGACCGGGCCGACATGCTGGACGTGGTGGGCTTCGACACGGCCGCGCCGGGCATCATGACCGCCTTCGCCCGCGGCGACGTTTAA